The DNA window AGTGGGCTAGGGCCGTGTTTCTCAAAATCTGTTTTCAAGCCGACCAGAATGTTGCCGGTTTCTGCATCAGTTTCACTAGGAACCAGAGTGCTTACTGATATGGCACACTTTCACACTGCTCTGTTTTTGTTACCGCACCtgacccagatgaacctgctgatgtcttATGTTGTTGATGTCACAGTTCACTTAAGAAAACTAAGTTTTCTTTCGGTGTGCAGCTAAATACCTTTCTGGTTCTTAAGCGGTCTCATTTTCGGTGTGAACACGCAGGTGGAGAAAGAGTCAGTTTGAAAGCTACAGTGCGTATGCTTCATTTACATCTCTTTGAGTTTGAGTCTAATTCTCAGGAATGAGTATTGAACTTTTATGTCAATGCCAATGTGTGGCTCATTAAGTCGAAAAGTCTTTTCCTTTTAACACGAATGATGTCACAGAGTGGCTGATCAAACGCAGAATGATGGTAGAGCATGTGTCTTCTGCGTGTCCTGTTGCTGTTTAGagatactgtatgtcattttcCTGACACGCTGCCTTTTTAGGTAACCAGTGTACTTTGGTCTTTATCTTTACCTTActgcagggttggggaacctttttcattcgaggggccacttcaaattcatctgagggccgtaaaagtcctcagagggccgtattatgaacacaaaccaggatttacccctgcactttaggcctatattgaaggcagctacctttaaaacagtccccaccttctctaggacccctgaatataccttaattgtatagcaaatgtaatttgtaatattcctttacaaaatatgtcatatttcatgtgaagctgcataacattaaaatcattttcgggggccggataaaacgacctcaagggccgcaaatggctctcgagacagaggttccccacccctgccttactgGATGGTTTCACGTGGACAAGTTTGACAACCCGATTCAATAACAATCTCCGCTGCACAGGAGTTATCATTGTTGTTAAGCGTGAAACGGCAGCAGTACTATTGACTTCTCATTTATGATATTATATGATCAGTTGTGCTTTGAGGCGAAATACTGTACTTAATACTTTGGTTATGTGCTGTTAATTATAAGTGAATTATGGTTTGCTAATCTAGCTACGGGTATATCAGGCAACCTACTAGTGGTATGCTTAATGATGAATTATAATCAAAAAGAAAAATCACCCCACATTAGCCAATGCATGTAGCTGATTCCACCATTAGGGGCCCATGACTGAAAACAGTTTGGACTGGGATCGCCTCGTGTGAGTTAGAGGGCAAGGCTATGGGGTTGGTACTGGAGGAACGTTACGTCCTGGAAGGAGCATAAGGCTTTAgtatagccttcagataagctgggcaGGAACCTGATCCTGATGTcactttgtaggcaagggtcaaggacTTGTGTTTAATTCGGGCGGGCACCTGTAGCCAATGCAGGTTGACAAAAAGAGTGACGTGTCCGTTTTGGGTTTAGCGAATACCAGCCACTCCACCGCGTTCTTGACCATTTGCAAAAGTTTTATTGCACAAACCGAAAGGCCAGTCAGGATGGAGTTGCCGTAGTCCAGGCGAGAGATGACCATAGCCTGCTGAGTGGCACATTGGGTCAGGTCATCTAAAACTAATCTCAGTCATACTTTATGTTGATTTAATCCACTCTTTTAATagatttttgtttgtatttttctgaCTTAATTGTTTATAGGACAgtaggagaggtagacaggaagcaaatgggcagagagacggggaagggttggcaaaggacccgggccgaactcgaacccgggtcgccggtgtagcagcccagtgccctaccgtaagAGCCACGGTGGGGCCGTTTTAATCCACACCTGTTCCATTTCTctgaccttggtgtgtgtgtgcttgtgccctgCACAGTGTGGGTCCAGCAGCGGGGCTTCAAGACACTGCGCTCCAGAACGAGGCGTCTGCAGTCAGGCTACGAGGGCACAGCGGAGGCGGACGGATACACGCCGACCTTCATGAAGGTCAGTCAGCCTGACAGAGGTGACACACGCAAGGTCATTGGCATTATGGAAGAAACAGTTACAGCAGTTACCGTTACAATTACTGGGAGTGTTGTATGTAGCCCTTTTTCATTGACACTTGTACAAATACAGACattcaggcactcacacacatgcacacagagagaaacacaaaaacacaacaataatgTATACATAcccagcacacacaggcacgcacattctgtctctcacactcactcactcacacacacacacacacacgcacacacgcacacacgcacacacacacacacacacacacacacacacacacgcacacacgcacacacgcacacacacagctctgccagAGCAGGGGTATGTTATCAGCTGGCTATGTATCAAATTGGCAAGTGGTTTTCCTGCCAAGTGAGTTGGTCCCCTCCTCACACGGCAGAGTGCAACATGTGTCTCATGACCACTCACTCACCAGCAGCTCTAGCTAATCCCATTGTTCCTGCATGCGGTGACCTCCCTCCTTTccactcttttctcctcttcttatcCCTTCTTCAAACCCTCCACCCCATATGGTGCaatggtgcatgcacacacgcacgcacacctccccAGACCAccttcctttatttatttattctttgtcACATCACTGTCCCTTCCACCTAGTCCACTTCCCCTTCTTCATTTTCCAGATGGTCCTCCTCTTCATGGGccatatttatttgtttttttgttttagtatTTATATCTATTTATGCatttgtgtctttatgtgtggaTGTTAAGACCTGGTTcttcttttttgtctgtgtgcaaTTTGGTATGTCTTGCAATGTATATTTTGTGAATCTTGTGTTACATGTAAACTGCTAGACACCTTCATGTCCTTTTAAATAAATAAAGGGAACTCTATTGCATTCTGCTCTACTACCAGGGTCTCCTGAATAAGGAGCGGGGTGCTGACATGGACAGCCTGGAGGGTGTGGTGAGGCAAAGGAACGTGGCCGACCACGAGCAGGACGCCTTCAAGGCCGGCTTCACTGAGGGCTTCATGAAGTCCCAGTCTATGACCCAAAGAACACAAGGCATGTGgcaccacttacccatgactgcccgttatATGCATAATGCACACCTTGAAAAGTTATTTCTTTGCAGGTGCAGCTCTTTCTGGAGGAATCACTATAAAAGAGTGTAATAGTGCAGCACTGCTACAATTAGTCAAactaaattattttattttttaagttttCCTTAATTGTAGCAATGTTCAGTCTATCTATGCTATCTATACAAATTGGTTTTATTCATACTCAGTAGAGGTGTGGTAGTAAATATGGTCTGACAAGAGAATAATAATATATGCACAGTGCCACCAGATGGTGCTAGTGAGTCAAGAACTTGTCTAAttgttcctctcctttctctttcttcactttctctctcgccACTCTCTTGCTTCTTTtatactctctttctctcgctcttttgttatctcactctcgctctctctctctctcttgccctctcgctccctcccttgcttgctctctctctctctctctctctctctctctctctctctctctctctctctctctctctctcgttttctctctctctctctctctctctctctctctctctctctcgttttctctctctctttttttgttctttctctctcccccctctcgctCTGCAGACTCTCTGAGGAGGACTCGTCTGATCCTGCTCGTGCTCCTCCTGGTGGGAGTGTATGGTTTGGCCAAAACCCCGTTCCTCTCGGGTAAAGGCTCCTTTTCTGATGCTGGTTTGTGTCAGCTTTTATTCACTCAACAGTGTGTGCTGTAAATCATCGTAACTTACTAGCACTAATACTTTAAGCTCGGATCATGCAATGTGCCTGATGTGCTTTTTGTGACGATTTCACAGTATATTTTACATAGAGAGATGCATGACCAACAGTGCCGTTATTTCTAGAACTCATTAATTACTGTTAAATTCCATGTTGTTGTACATGACAAAAGCTGGCAGATACTAACATGAACACTGACACAAATATCTTAATTGAATGCAATCATTCAATATATTTTTTGATTATTCTCTGGATTTACGACTCCTAGCCGCGTGCTGTAGGGACTAACCTCTGGTGTGTGTCTTCCCCCCCCAACACCCTGTTCCCCTAACAGTGCGCTTCAGAACCACGTCGGGGCTGGATTCAGCCGTGGACCCAGTGCAGATGAAGAACGTGACGTTTGAGCATGTGAAGGGCGTGGAGGAGGCCAAGAACGAGCTCCAGGAGGTGGTGGAGTTCCTCAGGAGCCCCCAGAAGTTCACCGTTCTGGGGGGCAAGCTGCCCAAAGGTGAGGGGACAAGAACCACTTTTGTTTGGTGCTGTTTTTGTAATTGGTATAAGAGTGTTGTCGTAGTTGTACCCCAGAAGTTCACCGCTCTGGGGGGCAAGCTGCCCAAAGGTGAGGGGACAAGAACCACTTTTGTTTGGTGCTGTTTTTGTAATTGGTATAAGAGTGTTGTCGTAGTTGTACCCCAGAAGTTCACCGCTCTGGGGGGCAAGCTGCCCAAAGGTGAGGGAGCAGACACTGCACGCGGACCAATTTTGTTTAGTGCTGTTGTTGTAATTGAGAGAAGAGTGTTATCTTGCACACCATTGGCTACATTTGACTATGCATTTCCCAATCgtttctcatcctctccccactcctttcctctcactgtgtctctctcactgttcTGTCTGGATAAAACGGGTGTAAAAGCCTATAAAGTATCTTTTCAAAAGCCCTCTTTGGGCAAAACATTCAAATATATACTGCAATGTACCCAATAGCAATGTCTCATATAACTTGATTAGGTAGGTTAGATAGGTTGAAAGCATAATGCATTCTTGGAAGATGTCCAGTGTATGGTGCCAGTGTCCTCATGGTTGGCCGTTGTTTTGCAGGAATCCTGCTGGTGGGTCCCCCAGGCACAGGGAAGACGTTGCTGGCCAGGGCTGTGGCCGGAGAGGCAGACGTGCCCTTCTACTACGCATCCGGCTCCGAGTTTGACGAGATGTTTGTAGGCGTGGGAGCCAGCCGCATCAGGAACCTCTTCAGTGAGTCTCTATGGATAGACATTTAAAGTAGTAGCACATTTCACACCTGTATGTTCGTATGtgacttttttcccctcatttaaCAGATGTCACGAGTTGTATCTAAAAGAATAAGTTCATGTTGGAAATTTCAGCATACATAATCATTTTGGAGCATAACCACTCTCACATTTGTGGTGTATGACTTTCATGAGATGACCTTTCATTGGAACTTGCGTATATGGAAGAGGAAAGAGGCATTacatagtacacttaaaaagtgTTTGGGAGTTTTGGGAGTAAGAAATCGCTGTAGACTGCATTTCTGTAACGGCAGTGTGTCTCCATTCTTCATTGTCTGCTATTAATGAAAATCAATTAAAGACTGAGTTTCTGACACAACAAAATGTCTCCACACTTCATGATCTGCAGAGGAGGCAAAGGCCAACGCTCCGTGTGTGATCTTCATTGATGAGCTGGACAGTGTGGGCGGGAAGAGGATAGAGTCCCCCATGCACCCCTACTCCAGACAGACCATCAACCAGCTGCTAGCAGAGATGGATGGGTAGGTTACTGCAACGCCACATTTATAATGAGAAGGTGGCTATGTCTAAAATGTTCAGTTTTGCACTACATTGTGAAAGTCATAGTGCACTCTGAACGGTGTGAATGAATAAGTGGAAGTTTTGGATTTGGATGAGTGGAAGTGTTGGATTCGGTTGAGATACTGTTAAGATTAATGAATATTTGTCTGTGTAAAGCAATGGTCCATGCAGATGATGAAGAAGCGATGATTATTGTCATTGTTTTGATTTTCTTTCTGTATTTATTTTTACAGGTTCAATCCAAATGAAGGCGTCATCGTCATTGGAGCGACGAACTTTGCTGAGGCTCTAGATAAGTACGTCTCATACACAAATATGGATCATGAAAATGAGTTATTAACTCTTAAACAATAGAAAAATATGGATTATGAAAATGAGTTATCAACTTTTAAAAATAGACAAATATGGATTCTGAAAATGAGTTATTAACTATTAAAAAATAGACAAATATGGATCATGTATGTAGAGTTGTCAAAGCAGTATGGGTAGGGATTTTGATTGACAGCCTATTTATTCATTATGTGACTGATGAGCTCGTTGTAATTTGTCCATATTGCTTTGTTTGCAGTGCCTTGGTCCGCCCTGGTCGGTTTGACATGCAGGTGACCGTGCCCCGGCCTGACGTGAAGGGACGCACGGAGATCCTCCAGTGGTACTTGAAGAAAATCAAAGTGTCTGATGGTACGGTTCTGTATGTAACTTGCAGGCACTTGACAAAGTCGACTCTTAGTAAAAGGGGTATTATCAAGTCGCAATGCTAAGGGTGTGTCTAGTGGTGCCGAACAAAAAAGGCTAACCTAACTTTGAAGAACCTCATTCTTATCCTTTTTTAATTAAGATTTTGGATGATGGCCTAGTATAGAATGTTTGTATTGTTCTACTCTTTGATTTATCTACCAGCGCTGTGTCAAGTCCACCttagtagagtccaagacaaatCCAAGACCTAAATAGTCAAGtctgagtccaaagaggttcgagtcagagacaagaccgagtccaaaaagataagagtccaagtcaagttcgagtcacatgtcggtcaatGTTAAACAATTAAAAGAATGAATGTCAACAATGCGAACGCTGGAAGGTAACCTATGTCATGGATAAgaagacaaacttgtatgttgtcggatttcaagctccactctagaATCTATGGTCGCTCTAAAagttctaaacaaaataaagacagaccccGTCAAGTCCAAAATCTTAATGTGGcgagaccagtgtccgagtccaaggcaagtccgagtccaattgatagcgagtccaagacaagtccaagcccataaaaaaaacaacttgaGTCCGGACACGAGtactacagccgtctccaaaagagttgtcacctatccatctgtgtggaataacggctaataacctgactttcaattaatcacttggcttcagaagtcactcatatgaaagctacaaccctcccgaatgaaaatgtatttacaaaaataaatgtcatgcaccaaagaaagattgaccgtttaatgaacacagacatagTAAGATGGATAggagacaactcttttggagacggctgtacagCCCTgttatctactgtactgtataatatattttttaaacaggTTAATTTGAAACATGGTCGCATAGTTATAGTCATCTGCCATCTGTGTATTCCCTAGTGGTGGATACGGAGATCATTGTAATAGTCATGTGTCTTTTCCCTAGTTGTGGATGCGGAGATCATTGTAATAGTCATGTGTCTTTTCCCTAGTTGTGGATGCGGAGATCATTGTAATAGTCATGTGTCTTTTCCCTAGTGGTGGATGCGGAGATCATTGTAATAGTCATGTGTCTTTTCCCTAGTGGTGGATGCGGAGATCATTGTAATAGTCATGTGTCTTTTCCCTAGTTGTGGATGCGGAGATCATTGCGAGGGGCACGGTGGGCTTCTCTGGGGCGGAGCTGGAGAACTTGGTCAACCAGGCGGCCCTTAAGGCTGCAGTGGACGGCAAGGACATGGTGACCATGAAGGAGCTCGAGTTCGCCAAGGACAAAATACTCATGGGTGAGTACCCCATATCCTATAATCACCACTCACCCAGGACAAAATACCCATGGGTGAGGCACCTCTCCCCTCCACACCCTCTCCCCTCCATACCTTCTTATAGCCCATATGGCACCCATCCCCAGGACAAAATACCCATGGGTGAGGCACCTcttccagggctggcctggggtagaaatagggcctgggcacttttggcttaaaggggcccctcataaatagGGGCGcgcaactgactcaccggtgggtcccgcaccctcgtgggccccttttttcagattttattattttgttattttttttttaatttttttttttacatttccgaaaataggggcccacaagggtgcagggcccaccgggaaatgtccgctatgccagatggccagtccagccctgacctcTTCCCTCCATACCCCTTTAGTTAAAATTTTGTAaccctttcccctcctccatcCGCTCTTATCCATTTAAAGTCCCATATAGAGTATGCTCCACCCCAGCCCAACGATCAAATGTTTCTGGGTGAATGAGTTGCCCCCCCCCACCTACCCCACATCCATATTCTATAATCACCACCCACCCAGGACCAAATGCTTATGGGTGAGTGTATattcatactgtatattcaccaTCCACCCCATCCCAAGGACAAAATACAGCACttctgaatgagtgagtgaacccccaccccccatatccACCCTACATATGGCAGCCATCCCatggacaaaaaaaacccctcatgGGTGAGTGAATTTCTCTTCGCTCCCCGCCCCCCAATCCCACATTCACTACCTACCCGATCCTGAGGACCAAATGCTTAGGAGTGCTTATGAGTGAGTTCCCCCCCTCAATACCCCCTTCCTTCCCTGCTAAAATCCCACATATTGAACACCCACCCCAACCCAATTATAAAATACTTAGAGGTAAGCAAGTTCCCCTCCCTGACCTTTCTTTCCTCTATAAAATCCCATATATTCAACACCCCTTCagcaccacaccccacaccactccTCCCATCACCTTTCTTCGCCCTCTCATTCATAGTAAGAGTCATGGGAGAGAGCTTAAAAGCCAGTTACTTCTTGTGTAATACTCGTCTAACCCATATCAGGGTCTCCGcagatccttaaaaagtcttacttttaatatttggtttttaaggtcttataaagccatatttcgccaatttttggaagtgtggtattatatttacgtgggaggtcttatatttcatctgggtagcttgagtgtaagggaaaaaagtatattttTTGACGCTgtaaaccttatttaaccggcatacgtcccttatcaagatgcgaAAAAGTAGATGGAACTGATgtgtggcgcagcgcagcccgctggccacacagcggggggcagctgcagacctgtgggcgcagcgtCTAGCCGGCTTCAGCCATGTACCAgtagaaacagtcgaaaaagtggTTAGAAGAACAGGcaaaatatgaacgtgaatcgagatgggtagatGGATGCAAGTTCAGTGTAATTaggcttgaggacaagaaataaaacagttagctatccaaagcaacgtgaacatgaacatgaagcttgaagtagcctaaactgtgtcgggaggacgcataaTCATTTAGTCGTTGAGGGTAAGTTTTAAACGTTGTCTATCGTAAGCAGCCATGCCCTCACGTTGGGGTAAAcacgtttgctaaatgtaaagggttcatttcatgaagtccattatgaccgtataTTCGAAAATAGTTGTAGAACGTTTGCTTCTGCTGCCCGTCTCTGATGAAgtcgagctggaggaggagaaacggcaGTCACTCAGAGTAGTtgtacatttaacccttttgacaccaggtgtcctcTCTCCTATAAAGggcattcaactatttatccaacAGAAATGgtgaattgttgagccatttttaatttgtacatttaaaggcatttgatgaacattcatcaGATTTTTTcataggccgtcaaaacatgcatgggaccctcaattaaatgccagttgtcaattaactgaccatatgcatgcatggtttctttctgtaggcctacagatccagCCTGATCTCAGATCAGTTCCTCCTTGCTACTGCTTACTTTACTCgaggctacactataaaagcacagttgtcatataatattgtttattatatataattatgtacgttcattatagcaatgtaaactaataacattagcaatattgcaagGCCTCACCCCGAGTagtggtcttatattttatcatcagaggtcttatatttggtgatccaaaatgtgcagaaaccctgcaTATACTCATACTCATGTACCCAGGTGACCCTCCCCAAGTATTGTGTGTCAGGGATTATGTCCTGACTTGTAAGTCATTTTATAGGAACAGAGCACCATGTGTGGAAGTGTGCTCATTTTACGCTTCCCCTCAAGTGAAtgaattgagttttacctttctcctgttctctcaGCCATTCTGTTGATATcacttcttagcatgtatcactGAAC is part of the Engraulis encrasicolus isolate BLACKSEA-1 chromosome 9, IST_EnEncr_1.0, whole genome shotgun sequence genome and encodes:
- the LOC134455716 gene encoding ATP-dependent zinc metalloprotease YME1L1-like isoform X1 is translated as MFSLPTTLQPQVTVPLSHLISALHSIKTSACSTASASVQSLQREAPPEQDPRLQEPTASLRDLGLTDLGMGQLTVLVSRLLPRLESGVCALPSLHHYAPSWRTSHVSSESFFHNKHGFSSRPVGLLGPSAFHRQRSSPLQAVCSELQHWPVWVQQRGFKTLRSRTRRLQSGYEGTAEADGYTPTFMKGLLNKERGADMDSLEGVVRQRNVADHEQDAFKAGFTEGFMKSQSMTQRTQDSLRRTRLILLVLLLVGVYGLAKTPFLSGKGSFSDAVRFRTTSGLDSAVDPVQMKNVTFEHVKGVEEAKNELQEVVEFLRSPQKFTVLGGKLPKGILLVGPPGTGKTLLARAVAGEADVPFYYASGSEFDEMFVGVGASRIRNLFKEAKANAPCVIFIDELDSVGGKRIESPMHPYSRQTINQLLAEMDGFNPNEGVIVIGATNFAEALDNALVRPGRFDMQVTVPRPDVKGRTEILQWYLKKIKVSDVVDAEIIARGTVGFSGAELENLVNQAALKAAVDGKDMVTMKELEFAKDKILMGPERRSVEIDKKNKTITAYHESGHAIVAYYTKDAMPINKATIMPRGPTLGHVSMLPENDRWSETRAQLLAQMDVSMGGRVAEELIFGDENITTGASSDFDGATKIAKMMVTRFGMSDKLGVMTYNDMTKQSPETQAAVEQEIRVLLQDSYDRAKTLLKKYNKEHKKLADALLAHETLDAKEIQKVLEGKALDPR
- the LOC134455716 gene encoding ATP-dependent zinc metalloprotease YME1L1-like isoform X2, with the translated sequence MFSLPTTLQPQVTVPLSHLISALHSIKTSACSTASASVQSLQREAPPEQDPRLQEPTASLRDLGLTDLGMGQLTVLVSRLLPRLESGVCALPSLHHYAPSWRTSHVSSESFFHNKHGFSSRPVGLLGPSAFHRQRSSPLQAVCSELQHWPVWVQQRGFKTLRSRTRRLQSGYEGTAEADGYTPTFMKGLLNKERGADMDSLEGVVRQRNVADHEQDAFKAGFTEGFMKSQSMTQRTQDSLRRTRLILLVLLLVGVYGLAKTPFLSVRFRTTSGLDSAVDPVQMKNVTFEHVKGVEEAKNELQEVVEFLRSPQKFTVLGGKLPKGILLVGPPGTGKTLLARAVAGEADVPFYYASGSEFDEMFVGVGASRIRNLFKEAKANAPCVIFIDELDSVGGKRIESPMHPYSRQTINQLLAEMDGFNPNEGVIVIGATNFAEALDNALVRPGRFDMQVTVPRPDVKGRTEILQWYLKKIKVSDVVDAEIIARGTVGFSGAELENLVNQAALKAAVDGKDMVTMKELEFAKDKILMGPERRSVEIDKKNKTITAYHESGHAIVAYYTKDAMPINKATIMPRGPTLGHVSMLPENDRWSETRAQLLAQMDVSMGGRVAEELIFGDENITTGASSDFDGATKIAKMMVTRFGMSDKLGVMTYNDMTKQSPETQAAVEQEIRVLLQDSYDRAKTLLKKYNKEHKKLADALLAHETLDAKEIQKVLEGKALDPR